TGAGCTGCTTCCGATGTATCCAAATCTATTTGACGGCATTCACCTGCACTCCTTCGCTGACTTGTCGCACTCGATGTCGAACTGCCACCTTTCCAGCACCTCGTTGGTTTCCAGACAAGTGATCACCAACACCAGCTTCTGTACGGTGCAGTCCAGTAGCCACGCTGTAACGATAATCAACAACATGTCATTCCGTCTTGACTTACGTGACGCCATCCAGTCACgacataaacaaaaacaatagaTGCCAACTCCTGACAACCaaaacattttcctttttttgttgagtGAAACAGGTGTCCAGAAGTTTGAACATGGAAAAGGCCTAGGCGATATATCCATTTTATGGATAAGTATGAGTTTTTTGTTTTAGCAAAGATTCACACACCAAGTAAGCCATGGCTAAtgcttgggctgggcgatatggaggaaaaagtatattttgatatatttttactagagatgtccgataacagcttttttgccgatatccgatattgtccaactcttaattaccgatactgataAACGTATactgtcgtggaattaacacattattatgcctcattttgttgtgatgccccgctggatgcattaaacaatgtaacaaggttttccaaaataaatcaactcaagttaaggAAATAAATGCCAATATGGCACTGCCATCTTTGTTATTGTTgagttagtgctgcgaggggttcagggtatttgttctgttgtgtttatgttgtgttacgatgcggatgttctcccgaaatgtgtttgtcatttttgtttggtgtgggttgacagtgtggcgcatatttgtaacagtgttaaggttgttaatacggccaccctcagtctgacctgtatggctgttgaccaagtatgcctggcattcacttgtgtttgattgattgatacttttatttgtagattgcacagtacagtacatattccgtacaattgaccactaaatggtaacacccgaatacgtttttcaagcTTTTTAAGTccgagtccacgttaatcaattcattgtgtttgtgtgtgtgtgtgtgtgtgtgtgaagccgtatatattatgggattgggccggcacacaaaggcagtgcctttaaggtttacgtccgtgtacacagcggcgttttaaaaatacataaattttacttattttaaaaccgataccgataatttcaaaaccgatatcgataatttcagatattaaattttaaagcatttatcggctgataatattggcaggtcgatattatcggacatctctaatttttacttaaactcaatATATTTTCCGgttaaaatatttatataaagatattcatttttgagcaaGATTCACTGAAACtgagtgaatgacaactgtactgtgaacagtcagtggcacttttattaacccagttagtcaagatgggtattaacagcacagaaaataaactgtttaaataGCAGAGAATTACATACcataaataaaatggaaaaataatgtataaataaaatagaaatatattatttttacatcAAATAAATCACATAGCTGTGCAAACAATActaaatgtatcaaactcagacaataaatacatttgaaagagggcactttttaattcccagttgacgatgtaatggactgtcacacagcgccaagtaagtgacttgTCTTGAATTACTCGAGGAATTGTTTCAGCTCTAATTTTTCCTGTCCTgttttttgaatatatatatctatatagaatGAGTTACTCGTCGTTTACTACTGACGAGCATTTAGCAGATTACTGAAAACTCACCTTTCAGCTGAGACACCACGCTGTTGAGATACTCCTTCAGCTTGGGATCGTCGGTGACTTGGAGGTTCATGTCGTACTGGCTGACTCTGGTGAAGGACTCTGGAGGGTAGATGCCCCGCTGGTACAAGATGCTGTTGATGCCAAAAGCTGCAGAACAACCCCACTGTTACATTTGAGTAAGTTACATGTAATATAGCTAAACCATACAAGCAGCCTGCCATTTGGTCTGTACTTAGGTCAGTCATTTGTCTTTCTTCACAGTTTAATGTTTAAGTTTAACAAAATAATTGTATGGCCTTGTGTTTATTtgttctttctttagtttatttcgaacatgaacacacttacagcataatacatcacacaattccaTATAATTTCTctatacatcatgtccgaaaaggaataggaagaagcaaagctaatTTAATCCTGCCCCTTTCCCTTTTCAGAGTGTTTACAAATACATACGTTCATTTACTGACTTCTTTTTACAGCACAATGACATCAGTGAATGAGGAATTTAAGTCAGCCATGATAAACATACCGAGATTAAGAATATCCCGTTTTCAATAAGGTTTAAGGTGTTTCTCCTAATTCTtcgtctttgtactttgtaagcactattaatttgaacaaccttaAATGGGATCATatctgtaaattgtttttttttgattgattgaaacttttgttagtagattgcacagttcagtacatattccgtacaattgaccactaaacggtaacacccgaataagtttttcaacttgtttaagtcggggtccacgttgtttaacttctttacttaatccattccataattttacTCTACATACTTATATGTAAAAGGTTTTTAGTGTTGTACGTGagttagggctgagcgatatatcgatatactcgatatattgcaggtttgtctctgtgcgatatagaaaatgactatatcgagatattcgagtatacgttctcacagaGTTGCTTTCAGCTGCaagcattacactgcatgcgtttcccactctttcttgtctctccttctcacagagacataaaaaatAAGTGCACCttcgtcacacgccctccccgagcagagaggtagctacatgggtaacattagctgtgatgctaagggagcgttgcgagtggtaatacaaaagAGAGAAGgcgccaatctggtaacaaatgaaggaagaattaatccccaagaaaaacagcagggtttccatcgtctggcggtggtttggcttcgagcgggaatatgttgaacaattatgcggcaaaagcgttgctacaaaaagtagcagccctgctattttgatttcctattatgcagcacatttttatttgacacttattaaaatattttgtgtgacatcatgcgctttatttgttttaaactattgtggtggcgttctgtacaaaaattccacttttagtgttgttttgatatctcatcttagtgacatcatgcacaaaagtgcactcatagcttgttttaaaatgtctccgacaatcttgcactttctgttttgaaatgacatgaatgtcagtgccactgcttaataactgtttaataaatacaactttgctaaattgacttagttgattggcaacactaaattggccctagtgtatgaatgtgagtgtgaatgttgtctgtctatctgtgttggccctgcgatgaggtggcgacttgtccagggtgtaccccgccttccgcccgattgtagctgagataggcgccagcgccccccgcgaccccgaaagggaataagcggtaggaaaaggatggatggacttagttgtggtttccctttCTGGGTGAACGttcaaaatgagcatatattaatgaagtatgaacaagaatattttaatgtagacacatagagtcattatactgctgtgattatatgcatcaagtattcatttaaggctaaggcaaaatatcgaggtaTATTCGTGTATCGGGACATGGcccaaaaaatatcgagatattaaaggcctactgacacccactactaccgaccacgcagtctgatagtttatatatcaatgatgaaatcttaacattgcaacacatgccaatacggccggtttagtttactaaattacaattttaaatttcccgcggagtttcctgttgaaaacatcgcggaatgatgacgcgtgtttgtgacgttattggttggaggggacatattagcccagcaccacttacggctaaaagtcgtctcttttcatcacgcaattacacagtattttggacatctgtgttgctgaatcgtttgcaatttgttctattaataatggagacgtcaaataagaatgctgttggtggaaagcggtggattgcagctagctttagcaccgaaacacagccggtgtttctttgtttgttgtgaagttttaacacagaccggtcaagcgaacatgtttctctacgtcaaccagcaagtttttggatgggaaacttgtgatattaaatcggctcgagtggattacgcgacctcatcctgcagctcaaaaaggcagctgtgatcttggctcctcggcttctctcagagacactggcgttcaccgcagccatccgactttcaggtatgactttataatctcactaaaatactattaacacaataagcagataagggattttccagaatgatcctagtaaatgtgtctgattacatctgaaactctcccactgccgccgcctgcttgcgtcgccttttcttttctttttctttttttattagtgcttcactttaactttcctcatccacgaatcttcgctcaaattaatggggaaatcgtcgctttctcggtccgaattgctcttaatgctggtggctcacattataaacaatgtgagaatgtgaggagccctcacaccggtgacgtcacgcgcacatcgtctgctacttccggtacaggcaaggcttttttattagcgaccaaaagttgcgaactttatcgtcgatgttctctactaaatcctttcattaaAAATATgccaaaatcgcgaaatgatcaagtatgacacatagaatggacctgctatccctgtttaaataagaaaatctaatttcagtaggcctttaataaaagggccatatcgcccagccctattgtgcgtacaaatgttttaaattacatttaccTATAAGCTTATTATATTTTTCCTCTTCAGTCGAGAAGAATTGTATATTCTcggtttgctttgtacatcattttagctgtttgcaaattaacCAAATCATCGAActtcaatatttttgactcaagaaataaagagtttgtatgttctctatatccaacattatgtattattctgacTGGTCTTTTTTGTAACAGAAtgagtgaatgaagcgcacatttgtagttatttcaccgtatttctgcacaataactcagatatggtaacactggtgAGCAAtaaagaatataaagtgatttttggtgtagaaaatattttgttttattcattattgacatgtttctcgccactttatgttgtatatattttttaggagattttcaattcattttatcatccattattaggccctgcgatgaggcggggacttgtccagggtgtacaccggcttccgcccgattgtagctgagataggcgccagcgcaccccgcgaccccaaatggaataagcggtaggaaatggatggatggctgggcatctattattacacccaaaaagcTAGTCTCTTTTACCCTtccaatatctactccgtctgtTTGTATTCGTGTACGATACTATTTTCTACCAAAtagtattattttagtttttctaAACTaggagaaaaacaacaacaaaaaacataactATTACTTAGATGTGTGTTGTCCGCTACATTGACGTAGGCTAACTTGGCGAGATTTCTTGACAAGAGTTACGGCGTACATTTAGTTTAAATACTTACAAAAGAAGTCGGCCACGACCTCGACACTTCCTTTAAGAGTAATTCCTTTCAACGTGCTCGTCATTGTTTGAGTGTCTTTGTAGTATTTAGCCAACTGAAAAAGTTATATTATATTCAGATTTGTTTTCTGGCGACGAGGGAAGTAACCGCCGTTCCGTTTGAAAATGCCTTTGGCGCATGCGTAGCAGGACCGCTTTCTTCTTCTCTGGTATTTTACGGTGGTTGCAAACTGAGTTAGTGCGTTACTGCCACCCTCCGGATGTGAATGATattttactactactacttagaTTTATATACCGCTTTTCTAGACATTCAAAGCGCTTCAGAGAGAAGTGAAAAGCCATAACtcattcacacctgctggtggtggtaagctactttca
This portion of the Nerophis ophidion isolate RoL-2023_Sa unplaced genomic scaffold, RoL_Noph_v1.0 HiC_scaffold_60, whole genome shotgun sequence genome encodes:
- the LOC133547077 gene encoding mitotic spindle assembly checkpoint protein MAD2A-like; protein product: MTSTLKGITLKGSVEVVADFFSFGINSILYQRGIYPPESFTRVSQYDMNLQVTDDPKLKEYLNSVVSQLKAWLLDCTVQKLVLVITCLETNEVLERWQFDIECDKSAKECSAPREKSIKAIQNDIRSVLRQITATVTFLPLLETPCGFNLLVYTDKDLEIPEKWEESSPHIISQSEEVRLRSFTTSIHKVTSMVAYKKTDSL